The Lycorma delicatula isolate Av1 chromosome 2, ASM4794821v1, whole genome shotgun sequence DNA window ttcatatttaatgataaagtaaactgatttttttttggagtcaTCAGTCACTGACTTCTATTGTGTTGAGTTTAAGCTATATTGAATAGCTTCATGCTATTCaacatttatttctgttatgtGTTAATCTTTAACCAAAGTCTATTTACTGATAGTTTACTCCTTAgcctcaacatttttatttactttaatctttGTCTTCCCCTTCACTCTTAATTTTGTTGGCCTCTCTATTAAAGCAGCATTTCAAAGctctttattatcattttgtttgtattttctgtagcccaaatttcatgaaattattcttagttattacagttttaattctTAGTTCTGTGTTTGATATAATTAGACTATTTTCTTCATAAAGATTTCCTttgtttttgtaaacaataaaattctgtaaCTACAGGTGTAATATGTTTctacagttaatttttgttcctcATTAACCTTATGTCTTATTAGTTTATCTACACATGAACTGGACTGAGGAAGTCTCTATaaatactaatgtaaaattttaaatgaaaaatactcgtaatatttaaatatatgttttttttttgtattagtaaatCAATGTGTATGATTTTAACTAATTGCTTATATTAGTTGTATAagtataaaatctattaattaagcATAAAAACTTACATGATGGAACattcttatttaatgtattattaaatgaaaaccaTAActaaaaggtttaaataaaagttttaacaaagaaagaaatttaaattattatacagtcATAGTCCCTGTCTTTtctatataataaagtaatgtaGTTGGGATTTTTAGCATTTAAGGTTAAGTACAGATggataaaataagaagaaaattcaaataatattgaaatgatCAACAGACAAACAATTTATTGCCATAACTTTAAAAGACAAGATTCTTTTTTTGCGTTTGAATGATcagagaaaaatatgtaaaatttttgttgtctTCAAACCAAATTTCTTGAGTTGGctgtattgattttataaattacacggTTCAAACAAACAAGATTTATAATTAttcctgaaaataaaagaaaatcttgagTTACCAACAttcttaaaacataataaataatataatggaaATACACCAAGtagttttagtataaataaagCACTGTCATAATTGCATTTTGTTTTGATGAACTGATGGAACACAAATTGcacctgaaaatttttttaattagagaggTAATctgtttacttaaataagtttattattttgggTGAAGTGATTTCTTGTTGCCTTTGTTAGCGATCCAAATATACAGTTACAAACTGGTTTGCTTAATCCACTGAAATGTAAATTACATTCAGTCTTAAAAGTTATACCTTCAGCTTGTTTACTACAGGACTGAGTAATGAGAATCATTATTCTTACATAAAGCAGCTTTAACTAGTgtctattgaatttaaaatattttatattcatcacAGCTAAGAGAACTTGTTAAATGGagcaaaacaatttaatatagtCTGGCGTTTTATTTCTCCAGAGGTTGAAATCGTGACTTATATATGCATTCTGCTTAATATTGCATAAAAAGAGTCATTAACAGTCtaatttactcttttaaaattttactcgtaactcttttttaaaatattttttaacagttttcatagaaatatttttaaatttcaaaaggaGGTTCCGTCCTTGTATTTCAAATAATGATATTTCTGTTTACTTGTTGGGGATATGTTTTAGCAAAGGATTTCaggtatgataaaaataaaaatcatataaaaaattcagcaattctctccaataaacatttttttaaagtttgaccAATGATTTTCTATTCTTAATACAATTTAAGATTGAACATGAAACAGTATAAATGATAATTTCCGATCTTCAAGATTTATTCCTTTCATtctaaaatttctgtttcaaatcacggtcaggtatgacatttttccagatataattttattacattcaagcACAGTAATTGCAATTGTAGCAATTACCATTGCTTTGTACTCCACTACTTCTTATGAACCTATTAGGTcgtaaaaatagtatatttacgtaaatatactatacgcaaatattatatttacgtaaAGGCCGTAAAATAGGCCTTTAGAGACCTATTGTACGGCCTCTAAAGACCGATGCAAGATTCAAGCTGAAAATCAAGATATTTTACTCCAGCCATTGTTGCTGAAGTTTCAGcaagaacattttttattggGACCAGCTTAACTTTGGACTCATTAGCACCTACCTCATATGAGTCCAGGTGTGCACGATGACGGTTAATACCAAGACCAAACTTTGTTTCGAAGACCCGATCACATCTACACATCTGTGAACCAGAGGCAGTGGAGCTTGAATACTGATGGTGGGGGTGGGGGGAGAATCTGCAACCGAAAAAATTCTACTGAAACACTGGGAACAGAAGAGGAAAAAGATTTCTCAAGTTTACCAGGCCGAATCCAGCCAATCTGTCCCTAAAGGTAATGTGTACAGAAAGAAACTAACACACTTATTAGAAGGTACCCAAGAGGCACCCTGCAGACATCTGACATCTGAAAAAAGACAGTGCATATAACGCCCATCTGCCATCAATATCGATAGCCTGCCGCAATCTGTATCCATTTTTTCAATCTCTTTCAATGATACATAAATCAACTCACCAggcttcttagcaacataccgcttCTGACGCCAGAACATATAGGTTTCATCCTGGCGATTATCAGAACAGTCTCGCGAGAGAGTGTTCTATAGCCTCCCATCACCGTTAGTAGAAACtatttttccaacaaaaaaataaaattgaagttgttTAAAATCCATTATTCATTTAGgctaaaaagtaaaagttttgaaaatagaaTCTCAGAATTATccttagaaaattttttgttttaggtttatattttaaaaaaaattagcaattattaatttgtaagggtttaaaaaatactattaaagttctaaaaatgtttccaagaaatattttatggattctaatctttttcttactaataatcttgaattattagtaattaataattattattattcaagcgCTTCTTGAATAAGTAAATTCCGAAATTTTTTCCGTTAGGAGACTTAACAAGTTTTGACTAGATAAatggattattttgaaattttgtacagagactcgtgtatatggggcaattttttggtaaaacgtTTGGGTTTATAATCTCCAGATAGGGGGATTTTGgggaatcaattttctcaaaatttgtaaacataatcccactttatgttaagctcagtacatcgtgtatgcttatcttacaattaaaaaaaaaaattgccccttcccgaaaaatggaaaaagttatatttttatttattgcatattttttaatcgattttcttTTACTGTCTTCTTAGGTATATTCCAGTAGTGCAATGTTGAGCGTGGAAGctggtcaaattttaaaaatactagtttttttaatttttcaaatttttttatttgaacttttaatagtaacaaagtttttaatgttacattttagtaatgatattacaataaaatttcattataatttttcccTCACccccaaaaagaaatcttaggtaaccttattcatgtaaaattatttttccatatataagtaaataaccaatgccaggaatttattaaatttttgttgtcaatttttttatattgattattttttttattaaatgagataCCCATTAACCAGTAAAATGAATGATGTAGTCCAGTAAGTatgataacaaatatatttattttctaattatctaGATTCGGCTTTGTAAAGATCAATCCAGATAATCCGGGCTCCACTGTAtaaacattataacattttttgtctaTAATTATTACCGTTGATATTagtagcaaattaaaaatttaatcattacaaagtttgaactgatttaaatttcatagcagatattatatatcaattattttatatgtaaaatgtgtTCCTGTAGCGAGTGAACAGTGAATGGCGACATTAGGTGTACTTATTGTTGTGAACGTAGCTCGACATCTAGCTTTGAAAATACTAATTTGAGCTCTGTGAAATCTAACTCAGTTGGAAACCTCATATGAGTCCAGGTGTGCACGATGACGGTTAATATCAAGACCAAACTTTGTTTCGAAGACCCGATCACATCTACACATCTGTGAACCAGAGGCAGTGGAGCTTGAATACTGTTGGTGGTGGTGGGGGGAGAATCTGCAACCGAAAAAATTCTACTGAAACACTGGGAACAGAAGAGGAAAAAGATTTCTCAAGTTTACCAGGCCGAATCCAGCCAATCTGTCCCTAAAGGTAATGTGTACAGAAAGAAACTAACACACTTATTAGAAGGTACCCAAGAGGCACCCTGCAGACATCTGACATCTGAAAAAAGACAGTGCATATAACGCCCATCTGCCATCAATATCGATAGCCTGCCGCAATCTATATCCATTTTTTCAATCTCTTTCAATGATACATAAATCAACTCACCAggcttcttagcaacataccgcttCTGACGCCAGAACATATAGGTTTCATCCTGGCGATTATCAGAACAGTCTCGCGAGAGAGTGTTCTATAGCCTCCCATCACCgttagtagaaattatttttccaacaaaaaaataaaattgaagttgttTAAAATCCATTATTCATTTAGgctaaaaagtaaaagttttgaaaatagaatttcAGAATTATccttagaaaattttttgttttaggtttatatttaaaaaaaaattagcaataatttatttgtaagggtttaaaaaatactattaaagttctaaaaatgtttccaagaaatattttatggattctaatctttttcttactaataatcttgaattattagtaattaataattattattattcaagcgCTTCTTGAATAAGTAAATTCCGAAATTTTTTCCGTTGGGAGGTAAATGTAGCCGCTCAAATAAAACTTATATCCGTGActgaaagaatgaaataaattgcaTCTCTGTAAAAGGATTTATAAATTCATCCAGAAACCCATTTTCAGAGgtgcaatttattttcatttttttgtacagTACAAATTATTCCTAatcctataaaaattaattttctatacacTTAGAAAGTAAATCtgctaaaaatacttttaaaacgaaaatatattttcttacctAATTAGAAGCTGTTTTTTCTTGTTACTTTGGACCGGAAGTTTTACTTTGCAATTTACTCCATCTTATGCACGAAAACTATTGCCACCAATATTACCCATTCTATAAATTTTACTGCTGTTGCCAATATTTGCAATTTTTCCAGCTTCCATTGTTTTCTCTGCACCTCCATCGATTTCTCTCATTCTTTGAAAAACATTACCACCAATATTTTCCACATAATCGATCTTAGATCGATTTAGCATGTTTTTTGAATTACCAATATAACTATTATTTCTGCGGTTTTGATTACGATTTCCATTTCTTCTCGaaccaatataaataaaagatccaAGGCTCCCAATTCTTTTAATATCAGCTTGATTaccaatattttcaatattttcagttttaaagtgATTAGACTGTGGAACTGGTACTTTCTTAACTTGTGGTTGTTGCGGTTGACGTGATGGAATATAAAGATTTCTTCTTATCCGAAAAAAATCACCatctaataaatatatgaaaaagatgAGTAACACtaaaattttttcactatttatttcaaacaatcaaaatcgaaaatttttctacagaaataaataaaggtttaataAACGAAAACAATACTTTAAGATGGAATATTTATGTTTctcattttcctttctttattaatctttGGGAGGAGTGGTTATTATAATGGTAGCAgtgataagttgtttttttttttattaaaattggcttAATCTCTACAAAGATATCaatgaaaaatcttgaaaaaatagtaatttttatgggATTTGTAAAGCAGGCCGCACACACAAATACTTTTAAAGATGAATGttacaaaaaatcttttgttttcaccatctatttttgttcattattttaattattcaatggCTTTCTGTATAAATAAGTAATGATATTATTTCAATGGAATTGAGTATTATTACTGGAAATACTATCGGCCACTTCTTATGGTCTACATTCTTTTATACTTTTAGTGATTGAAAAGAATGATTTTCTTAATTCTCttgaaaaagaatttacaaaattgaCATTGTTCGGGTTATTTTTTTTCGTGAATATTTTCTGCCTTGCCGTATACTTGATTATAATCAAGTATTACTTgactatagataaaaaaattatggctatatagaaaaaaagttaagttaGAACTACATTCAAGGGGTTTAAACCGacttaaataatgataatttgacGAGTATTTGACCAGTCGTGTAAATTTATGTTACTATTTTCTAAGCACCCTCCAACGTCCATGTAATATTGAAGAATTCAGTTATCCAGTTTTCCACTTTGAATCAGTATTTCAGCCAAGAATTAAAGGTCAGTATTTCAACAAACAGATAACGTTAGTTTGAGTAATTTGGTTATAGCATTTAAAAACATCCTATttggttaatataatattatgtttagtatgaaattatgaatttaaatatctcATAGCTCTACCGAAGTATTTCCAAccgttataaatattatttccttatGGCACCAGAAAACAGAGAATTAGAAagcttaactaaaataaatataattaaaaaaattgaatacacatttctaaaatatcatctttttaaaagttttgaaatattcttaatgctttttaaaacttttttctatctGTTATTGGTTACAAGATACAAGGTTAAAAAATGGTGTTTGACTGCCTATTTTTGTATAAAGCGATATGTTGTAAATAACTAgtttaaaaacgatttaaaaagtgGTTGTAACATCAAGACGGAAAAATTCCTGCTGTATCTTGAATAAGTTAGTTAATTGTTATTGTCAGTAGATTTTTCATAagttaatatttcaacaaatcaTCAGTGGTTGTTCCAGATCTATGCTgagatttgattatttaaatggcGGGAAGCCATTTAAATGTATTATCACACATTTGAGTAATTAAGAATTCTAAAGTATTTGTAATTGAAggatttcttaattattttatttcattaaccgtTCAAAGGAGctcattacttttaataataataataataataataataataataataataataataattttttttttttttttttttttttttttttgaggagggaggtggaaatgcatttacgcacggagtgtcgggctcccgctggtggtattatccaatcaccatcagcggactaccgactaaaaccacccccctttctaccagggctcgacgcggaaccgtttatcacattacttccggtcgagtcctcctatactagcctgtttggtgctacctaattttcaggactgtccaggtcaacctttttggccctgagtatgttgccgacgaatcgggctactctttcccagctgcccaggtcacggagcatcatcgcaaccacgttgtggggactcagtgctccgtgatccgcctctaatgtccctcgatctgccgcccaccgagcacatttgaaaaaggtgtgctcggcgtcgtcccgtacaccgggacaatacaggcagtcgggggacggcgctttccctatgacatggaggtaagcacggaagtacccgtgacccgttaaaaattgggtcatgtagtactccacttctccatgccgtcgctccgtccacggtctgaccagaggaataagccttgcggtccatcgtcctctggtctcgtggtcccaggtctcttgccatgcgaggaatgtgcgagtgcgttcctcgttggcaatggtcacccggtctccgcctgcccgccgcctcccgtagatcgcctggcgctcccttgctaaagtagcaatcggtatgacgccggcgaccacaagtactgcaggctcggagaccgtccgatacgcggaagcgactcgcaaggcagcggtgcgttgcacctgcgcgagccgcttccggtttctcgccactcttaatgcctgggcccacacttccgacccgtatagcaggatggaatgtaccgtggacatcagcaatcgccgtctgctggccttcggtccgccgacattcgccataagccggctgagagcagttacggctcttgcagctttgtcggcggctgtacgaagctgctcagcaaagctgagtttccggtcaatcatcataccgaggtactttgcggccggcttggtctcgacaacctctaccccgacccgcagggaaagaagggtgtcgatacgtttcttcgtgagaactacgatctccgttttgctgagagctagagacaatccatgatcgtccagccaggcaccgactctgtgcatggcccgactgagcctcagttgggcgcgctccacgtcgcggtccgcgacaagtagcgcaacgtcgtcagcgtacccaaccaaggcagattcttcaggcatctccagcctcagcaagccatcgtagacggcgttccaaaggtcggggccgagaatcgacccctgcgccgcccctgacgtgatcgtagtcctacgccagcctgctgcggtctcgtaaatgagaccgcggttcctcaggtatgcgtctaccattctcagaaggtattgaggcacatggaacgaatgctctagggcccgaatcatatcgctccatcgtgcggagttgaacgcgttttttacgtccaacgtaacgagaaggaccacacgtcgcgaaaaatgattgtggtcctctgctcgccgcaccgcctcaacaacctcctgaattgcgtctagggtcgatcgaccctgccggaaaccgtactggttaggtgacaggccacctgcctgattcatcgccgtaaccagtcttttctttaacagcttctccaataccttcccagctgtgtcaagcatacacaatgggcggtaggaggacggcgactctgggttttcttttcctttgggaattagcacaagacgcgcggtcttccacctgccgctaaaagacccagccttcagacatgcattatacatgtctagtagaagacggggcctgcagcgccccactagtttgagcacctcggccggtataccgtcgggaccaggggcttttctacatttcagcgaccgtaggactctttccaattcctccatcgagaagagcgaaaagtcgcccacgtcgctgaagtcccgctcggcacggaccgagtgcgccgggaacaacgtcttaacgacgtgttccgctttagcttcgtctagtggagctggtgaccgcgagacccccaatcgccgagttactatcttgtaacctagcccccaagggtctgcatccacggtctccgtcagttctctccagcagcgtgccttgctcacgttgatggctcgacggagccgcttctttgccgtcttgtactcggctgacctggcgttcgcgtctatgcgattcctcgcacgttgcgccactcgtcttagtcgaagacactcccggcgaaaccccgcaatctccggtgtccaccagtacacgggtcgcttctggtgcctcggccccccgtggggcatggaggcgtcgcatgcagaagcgatcagccgcatagtcgcagcaactacggcttcagcgccagcgtcccccccgttggcgaagttttcaggggctaccacccctgacgagatctttgaggagaatttattctcgtcaattttgttgatgttatatcttttcgcctgctgtgggggccccgggcgctctcgtgtaccatctaggactctaaatgagatgtattggtggtcgctaccggtataatcctcgaggactctccagtcctggacgagcgtgaccaactcttcggaggcgagggaaatatcaggaatggtttccaaatatcctgggcggcggaacgtcgtcgtgttccctgtattaagaatcacgagtccagtacgtgccgccatgtccagaatgtatttccctctggagttggtatgcgccataccccagtctaccgccctggagttgaagtccccagctaccaccatctcaccagcggcagcgaggatgacatcctccagcgcgtcaactttccggcgaaagtccgctatcgaatcatttggggtgaggtaacagctaaaaatcgtcacctcaccgcagcagatccaaacgaaaccctcgcctgcgccgtgcctccgaacttgggctctgctgcgatacggaatccatatcgcggcagtcccgagcgagtctcggaaccattgggagtcgtcacggtcccggtactgctcgctgatcagcaccaaatcggcctccctgtctctggctagctgcagcagcaagtcatcagctagccggctcctgttaaggttggcctgtattatgttcagcattttaacggAGCCTTCTCTTCGCCTGCTCCAGGGCTGCCCGGAAGACCTGACACTCCCTTGTTCCAGGTACGTGAGCCAGCTGCGAAGCGTTCACCCCTTTTTCTTGGCAGAGCATGCACCGAAGGGGGGCCGAACACTCCTTAGCCTTGTGCTCCCCTAACCCGCACTTATGGCAGAGCCGGCTTCTGTCAGGCCCCTTGCATCCACGAGCCAGATGTCCATAcccatggcacctgaaacaccgtggGACCTGTGCCCTGGGTCTGATTTGGCAGTACAACCAGCCAATCCTTATCTTGGATTGGCTGAGTAGTCTGGAAGCAGCCTTCTCTCCAATTTGTATTAATGCTGCTTTCTGCCCCCTGTAATTAGCACTGGgggcattattaataataataataataataataataataataataataataataataataataattataataataataataataataataataataataataataataataataataataataataataataataataataataataataataataataatcctcgGTTATgccttgttaagtttgacctggttccaacttcaggtcactaaacggactggatttttggctacctgcaggagtGGAATAACggacgattttggaaatggattcataccactcttagagctggcgatgtggcggccagggtcaatgttattgcaggtgtaacggagacccttccgttgtccacatgccccctgcgatggcaagcatgtagcaatggtgcccatgtatgtcggtgcatgggagctctgaaagcttcggtgagtaggagcctggagtcagtgcagagactgcgcatccgctctctgccaggacatatgccggttccaccggagtaccggataggacctccaaggttagtagccctggagtgggggtgtaccccggcggctagccttgctacagaagggatccactgttcatgaacattgaacattcaaacgtggcagagggtgcacgtaaacaccctcgtttagaaacctccgattcgccgcaagcgaagaggaaaaaaagtaaagaatctggtAGGATAATGAAAGATGCTGATaggatcagtaaagaattaaataaaagtctttttggctatagcgcaccaaagccaagatttttaattattacaaggaagaatggaaactttcaaaaagttagtccattccttatcgcaagagaagttacaaattgtgctggtggtcctgtcaaggatattcgtaaaacttttaatggattgcatgtcgaaaccatcaacgacatgcaaagccagaaagttttggcgttgaagaagatcggtgaatttgcggtctctgtccaaccgcatagcacactgaactcatccagaggagttgttgtttgtcgcgatcttcttaattgtacagaagaagaaattgtacaagaaatgtcaagtcagggagtaactcaatgtcgcagacttactatgagaagaaatggtgagattcttccttcggcctcgcatgttttgacatttaataggccgaatcttcctgaaaaggtacgagctggcatccatcggcttgatgtacgagctttcatcccgcagccgatgagatgttttaagtgtcaacgattcggacacacagcagcaagatgtgaagcgcaggaaatatgtatatgtggagagaaaacacatgagggttacccatgtaaagaccctccaacctgcgttaactgtaaagggcatcacaattgtcgttcaagaaactgccctacatataaattagaaacagcaattcaggaagttaaaacgcttcagaaggtaagctatcctgaagcaaagaagattgttaataagcgtacaccacgaccatcgacttcttatgcagaagcagcggctgccccttccacatctaaaattaatgtggagcagttgcttaacacgatggcaccaagtcttgcgacgatgattgaaagaatcattgattcaaagattgagtcgactcatcagagaaaacaaagtaaagatgagaaggctcatccccggactgacgctgttgacatgagagacacaccagcgccgtttaaaaaaccagctaaatctgcgattgtaaaatcaccaacttgtgtaagaattaaaaatcttgatttatctgacaaagagaaacagatcgctccgtcgtgtagtcacaaatc harbors:
- the LOC142320279 gene encoding uncharacterized protein LOC142320279, which codes for MISLMKPGVFLFSVAFLFLVCFTKTNAYFSHSNKEDGDFFRIRRNLYIPSRQPQQPQVKKVPVPQSNHFKTENIENIGNQADIKRIGSLGSFIYIGSRRNGNRNQNRRNNSYIGNSKNMLNRSKIDYVENIGGNVFQRMREIDGGAEKTMEAGKIANIGNSSKIYRMGNIGGNSFRA